A genomic segment from Hypanus sabinus isolate sHypSab1 chromosome 8, sHypSab1.hap1, whole genome shotgun sequence encodes:
- the tmem229a gene encoding transmembrane protein 229A yields the protein MSSKRREGQRLLSAERAQQSGKRSRPGASSSPRLRDLSGAESGGRASNSLPTWMRLYFYGMHGITLDVLLSSVRRFARTSDPKMLGYSSPYLAVLHSLSHLALEKLYLQGRNFQGRPVVFHLLLYPSVYVGLQSLLSTLAEGSGSSLLTLLLHYLLALYDSQLFLKGFLRLQCCCRRARLPERLPSPRGLPGSLRFVFYGMHGFLDEIFFTSMFNLVENSDRRLLGHTSLWSFLMYGSCSFVVEKLYFYLYYRLGWTTWQRLPVYILFIYTWEFTWGLGLRHYDACSWDYSHYPLNFMGLITLMYLPGWIVLSYYQDVLSNVLLRVQCAKSKSSKTVCSNGKSKEP from the coding sequence ATGAGCAGCAAACGCCGCGAGGGTCAGCGGCTGCTGTCAGCGGAACGCGCCCAGCAGAGCGGCAAACGGAGCCGGCCGGGCGCTTCGTCCTCCCCGCGGCTCAGGGACCTGTCCGGTGCTGAAAGCGGCGGCCGCGCCAGCAACTCGCTTCCTACTTGGATGCGCCTGTATTTCTACGGGATGCACGGGATCACGCTGGACGTCCTGCTGTCCTCGGTGCGGCGCTTCGCGCGGACCAGCGACCCGAAGATGCTGGGCTACTCGTCGCCCTACCTCGCTGTGCTCCACTCGCTCTCCcacctggccctggagaaacTCTACCTGCAGGGGAGGAATTTCCAAGGCCGGCCCGTGGTCTTCCACCTGCTGCTCTACCCCTCGGTCTACGTGGGCTTGCAGAGCCTGTTGTCCACGCTGGCGGAGGGCTCGGGTTCCTCGCTGCTCACCCTCCTGCTACACTACCTCCTCGCCCTCTACGACTCGCAGCTCTTCCTCAAGGGCTTCCTCCGCTTACAGTGTTGCTGCCGCCGAGCTCGGCTGCCCGAACGCTTGCCCTCGCCCCGGGGTCTCCCCGGCTCCCTGCGCTTCGTCTTTTACGGGATGCACGGATTTTTGGACGAGATCTTCTTCACATCCATGTTCAACCTGGTGGAGAACTCGGACCGCAGGCTACTGGGTCACACGTCGCTCTGGTCCTTCCTCATGTACGGCAGCTGCAGCTTCGTGGTGGAGAAGCTCTACTTCTATCTGTACTACCGCCTCGGCTGGACCACTTGGCAGAGGTTGCCCGTGTACATCCTCTTCATCTACACCTGGGAATTCACCTGGGGACTGGGGCTCCGCCACTACGACGCCTGCTCCTGGGATTACTCTCACTATCCGCTCAACTTCATGGGCCTCATcaccctaatgtacctgcctggtTGGATCGTGCTCAGTTACTATCAGGACGTGTTGTCTAACGTGTTACTACGTGTGCAGTGTGCCAAGAGCAAAAGCTCCAAGACAGTCTGCAGCAATGGCAAAAGCAAAGAACCCTGA